The Eublepharis macularius isolate TG4126 chromosome 15, MPM_Emac_v1.0, whole genome shotgun sequence genomic interval CCTTTAGCATCCAGCACTCTAGTCGTGGCCCAGAAGCTTCTAGTGTGCTGCCCCACACTCGTTCTGAAgcgcttgccccccccccactactcgCCCAAGAGCTAACCCTTTGGTATGGGTCATCTTGTTTGGAGGTTCCCCAGTTCctgctggctttccccccacAAGTCAGCTGAAAAGCTGCTCCGCTACCTTTCTGATATGCCAGCAGCCCGGTCCCCCTttggttcaagggaagcccatcGTTTCACATTGGTTCAGCTTGTCTCAGAAAGTTCCCCAGTGACTCCCAAATCTGAACCCTTCTTCCTGATGCCACTTTTTCAACCTCGCTTCGAGATCAGTGCCTGCCTAGCTGGCCTTGTGCCTGAAACAGGTTGCACTCCTGAGAACATGACCTTTGAGGTCCTGGCCTTTCACCTTCTGCCTACTTTCTCCTCCAGGACCACAGGACTACATTTCCCACAATTGCTGGATGGAAACCAATGCTGTGTCCTCACCCTGCCCACCCCAACACTTCCAGTGACTGTACGCTACATATACATAAAAGTCAGCTGACTCTCAAGGAAGCTGATCTGCCTCCCTGAGCTCTCTCTCAAGGAATCCTCCAGCCCTGGGCTGCCTGGGCACACTTTGAAAGACCGCATCCTGCAGATAGGCAAGCACTTTTCCCACCGGCACATTTCATTTGCAGCAGGTATTTTTCACATGTGAACTAGTGATCTGCTACTACAGTTCTGTTGCTTGGTAGAACATCAGCCATGATCCTTGGCAGAAGAGTGTGCCCCCCACACTTTGGGGGCTGCAAAAACTCAAAGGCAAAGCCATTTCGCCTAACATGACTGCAAAGACCCACCTGACTCTATTTTATTCAGGATGGTCCGTGCACATTTCAAGAAGGCTTCTTCCACATTCTCGCCCGTCAAGGCACTGGTCTCAAGAAACATCAACTCTGCCAAGTTAAAAACACAGAGACCACATAAGCCCAGCCTGCATGGGCAGGCTGAGGGGAAAGCTATAGGAAGGAGCTGGAGAAATCCAGGCTGCCCGCCCAGCTCTCTCTGTCGCCATCCAAGGACTGCTTTCCTCAACAGTCATGCCGGTGACTGCAGAAGGTGGCACAAACTGCCATCACTCAATTCATTCACAAGCCGACTGAACCAGCTGCCACAAACCAGGCagtttcctgcccccccccggccacctCTTCAGCACCCCCTGCTGGACACGGCACAGTTCAGCCCACCATGCTGCCAGCAGTGCCCTTGCCCACACAGCTAGCTGCTTGTGCAGTccgggagagagggagaaagacacCACTGGGCCTGAGAAAGCCCTGAcggcgcagcccccccccccccccgcccttaccATTCTCCTGAGCAAAACGTGAGGCTTCCAAGAAAGTGACTTCCCGGTCGGCGTCCAGGTCCTTCTTGTTTCCACAGAGAATGATGATGATGTTGGGGCTGGCCAAGGTCCGGGCATCAGTCAGCCAGTTGGTCAAGGCATTGTACGTCTCTCTGCTGCAACAAAGGAGCCCAAGGAGGAGAGAGGCAGTTGCCCACAACCCCTGCGCAGGGACTCCAGGGGCGCCCCTCTGAGGGGTCTCACTCtcgcgggggggcgggggcggcgaGGCTTTTGCCACTTGCCTCCTCAGAGGAGCCAGAACCCCTTGCCGTGGTGGAAGGAGCTTTCACGGGCCACGAGGGGGAGAACAGCCATGCAGGCTCTCACCTGGTGATGTCGTACACTAGAAGCGCCCCAGCTGCTCCCCGGTAGTAGCTCCTCGTTACTGATCTAGAGAAAGCAGCAAAGGGTCGGATGCAGCAGAAGGGACACAATCCAGGGGCGTGCTCtccagtggctgcttctcctcccctcagaataaggcacctccccccaccccccggtgcTTCCAGGAAGCCCCTGAGCTTCTATTACAAGCCACAGGCTCAGTTCCTGGCACTGCTGGGCACAACAGGAAACCCGACATCAGGAGCGGGACTCAAAGAGCTGCTAACAGGCCCAGAGGTTTGAGCATGGAGAGCCTGGATGGAGGCAGAAGACCACAAAGTTTTGGAAAGAAGACCAGGAGCTGCACCAGAATTCCCAAATCTTGCCCGTAACCTTCCCAGCTGGGCACAGGATCTGGCTTTGACGACACCAGTCACCCCAGCATAGAAAGGTGCCAGTGTCTCCGTTTTGCCCTGCGGGAGGTTCCACCAGTTTGCCCAAGCCTCCCTcccacctttcccagaaaaagaatCCCCGCTGTCTATAGGACAACTGGAAAGACAACCAGCCAGTGGGCATGGAGCTCCCTCCAAGCTCCACCACCTTTCATCTCTCACCTAAAGCGCTCTTGCCCAGCTGTGTCCCAGATCTGGAGTTTCACAGTTTTGCCACCAACATTCACAACTTTTGATCCAAACTCCACTCCGATGGTGTGATTGGAATCCTGCTTGACTGGAGGAAAGGCACACCAGAAGAGACCCAAAATGAGAGCTCCGAGGAGCAGCTACAGAAGGCCTGAAAACAGCAGCTCAGGCACCAGGGACCAGCAACGAAGAGGGAGGCGTCGAGGCCGAGCTCTGCCTGGAGAGTGCCAGAAGCTGGAGGGTCCAGTGGGCGAGGGgcctttgggggcggggggggggggagggagggagggggcatctTCAGCACCAACGCCTGATTCGTGTGTGGCATCTGTGTAGCCTGGTTCCACACAGAAATGGGACCAGGGAAAGGGGGCTGGGGAGGCTTGGCAGAATTTTGACAAGGGGCATTTTTGTACCATCTTGCTACAGAAAACATCTTAAGCAGCTTCCTCCATTATACATCAGTCAAAAGAattatgggaggggggaggaaattcGGGAGAATGCCATgcattcatctccccccccccatcccagggATACAAATCTTGACCATGACAGATAGCATGACGTTAGAGAAGGGCAAACATATTTCCCTGGTGCCAAGACCTCACTGGTGAGCTACTCTCTGCTGTAGCCCCCCCAcctcatttcattcattcattcatttaaaagaCGAATAAACCCACCTTTCCCTGAACAAGTGGTACccaaagtgggaggggggcatcTGCAGTATGGGTAAACTGCTATTGGCCTCTCTTACAGGTCTATTGTAAGGATCCCTGAAAGAGTGTATATGGAGATCTGTACATACTCTCAAGTGCTTTCAGAAGCTACAGGCCATTTTTCCCAATGTGCAGGGGAGCCAGCCCAGACATGGGTTGATGTGACCATGTGAGCCTCTGCCTTCCCCGGTGGATCaagccctcccccctccttcccagcaCACAGTCAGCTCAACAGCAACTGGGATCAAGTCCTCCCTGGAGGTTTGTCCTGAATGCACAGAACGATGGTCTCACCAAAGTTAAgagctctccttccctcctgaCCTTTCACAATGGCCACAAAACCAATGATATTTGCCCAACCACTTTGGTGCTGCAATTCTTAGTTTTTAGACTGGGCAAAGTGCTGTCTGTACCTTTACTGAATTCTGATGTGTCTTGTTGGATGCAGGAAAAACAGGCATTCAAGTGACTTCAGCTCACAAAATCTGGTGCAACAACCCGAACAGCACCGCCTCGTGACACAGCACTTGTCATGAGCTGCCAGTTCCCAGAATTCTCTACAACATACCAAGGAGCCCCAGGACAGACCACCTGGATACCACAGGGCTGTTGCTTGGGGGCTGCTACACCCCTCCCTTGGGGGAAAGAAACAGAATCCAAGGCAGGTGCTCAGCAAGAGAGCCAAGCAGAAGAACACTGATGTGGCCAGCAGCAGTAATGCCTTCATTTCTGTACCATGTTCTTTGTCCTGTAAAATGCTTGTCACAGATGAAACCAGAGATTGCAAATTTCATGTTCCATTCTAAACAACAGGTGCAGAGTCCTAATCAAACACGTAGTGTGGTTGGATAAAACCAGAGTGAACTCAGTTTT includes:
- the RAB4B gene encoding ras-related protein Rab-4B; amino-acid sequence: MRVALRLAAALRRGGNEEAGEGGGGGGGRGRGGAPAQPSPAMSETYDFLFKFLVIGSAGTGKSCLLHQFIENKFKQDSNHTIGVEFGSKVVNVGGKTVKLQIWDTAGQERFRSVTRSYYRGAAGALLVYDITSRETYNALTNWLTDARTLASPNIIIILCGNKKDLDADREVTFLEASRFAQENELMFLETSALTGENVEEAFLKCARTILNKIESGELDPERMGSGIQYGDASLRQLRQPRGTQTQTRQQCSC